The genomic interval GGAAGTGGTCGGACCTGACAAGAAGCTCGTTACGGTGAAACGACCGCACATGAACCCGGATGTTTGCATTGGATGCGGGGCTTGCGAAAAAGTCTGCCCGATTGTCGATAAGCCTGCGGTATATGTAACATCGGTGGGGGAAACACGCTCATCATACAATCAGATACTTCTTGAAAGAACAATGAAACGGAAATCGTCGTAAGTGGAGGCGATATCTTTATGAAGATAAGATACATTATTCTGGTGAATTTGATATTTGTGCTTGTGGCCGGATGCGGTGAGCAATCCGATACCGAATCATCCGGCCAACAGGGCGCGGCGAAGTCGTCCCCGAAGCAAGTCGTCTCTACGACTGCAATACTTCCACGAACCGAGGAACTTGCCGGATTTGAGAAAGTCTCGGACGATCGTGTGTTCGACGCGTATGAGACACTGGACTATGTCGGTGAAGATTCCCTGCTATTCGCAGACTACAGAGTGGTTGCAGCCGCATCTGCCGATTACATTGCCACTGAGGCCGATCTCCAGTTTGCAGTAGATGTGTACCGATTCCCCGGTTACTCCGAAGCTTTTGGAATCTATGCCCACCATCGCAAACCTGAACTGAAATATGTCAATGTCGGAACGCAGGGATACCTCGCTGATGGGTCGCTGTCGTTTTTCAGCGGAGACTACTATGTCAAAGTCTCGGGATATGCAGATTCCGAAGACAATGACTCGGCAGCAGTATACCTTGGCATGGCCGCGGCAAATCGAATCGACCAGAAATCGGTCTACCCGGCAGCAATACTCCTTATGCCTGAAGAGGGGAAGATCATCAATTCAGAGGAGTATTTCCCATTGAAGTTCCTCGATCACGATTTTTTCTCACCCGCGTATGCGTGCCGGTATCACCTCGGTGATTCGGTTTCGACTCTTGTCTTCATGCCGCGTGGATCGACAGCGGAGCTTCTTCAATACAAAGAGATTCTCACCAATCGGGGAAATAAAGTCATCGAGGAGCAACAGGGGGAACTACGCCTTTACTTCTGCGATGATGATAGACATGGCAGAGTCATCATGTCATCCAGAGCGGGGCGATTGGCTGGTGTAATTAACACCCCTGACAGGATCCTCGGTATGGAACTTCTTATGAAGCTCTGGAACAATGTCGATGTTGCGCAGCAGGGACACGATTGATCTCTTTCGCGACCACGGCGGCGACGTTATATTAGTCGCAACGTCGAACACAAACCGCTGGAGCGATCTATGATAGATTTCGAGTTCACCGATGACTACAACACCGTCGCGCAGCTTGCTCGTGACGTGGTTCATAAATATCTGAAGCCGAAGATCACCGAGCTCGATCGTGAAGCGAAATACGATCCCGATTTTGCCGGTCATTTGAAAGATGCTGACCTTCTCGGAGTCTGCATCCCCGAAAAATACGGCGGCATGGGGATGGACCATATCTCCCTTGGGCTGGTCTGCGAAGAGATGGAGTATATCGACACATCAGCACGAATTATCTTCTCGGTGCATGTCGGGCTCAATTCAATGACGCTTCTGACATGGGGAAATGAGGCGCAGAGAGAGAAGTCCCTCGTCCCACAGGCGGACTATCTGCTCGGATTCAGAACCGACCGTCCACCGAGATGTCTGCTGCCGGCATACGAAGAGTAGTCGCACAGGCAGCGAAGAATCAACATGTTTGTCACACCCGAAATCATCGCTGAGATTGAGAAGCAGTATGGCAAGCCTGAGGAGCGCTCGGCTCGCTTTGAGATGTCTGTTAGGCATTTTGCCAATCTGAAGAGTAGTCAGAAGAATGGTCGCAGTCACGATGTTACGCTTTTCATCAGGAAAGACGACAAATTTGTCGTGATAGCCAAGCATTTCTATCCTCCGGGGCTTTATCGTCCACCATCGGGCGGGATCAATCCTGGGGAAGGCTTTGTCGATGGTGCGAAGCGCGAGGCAAAAGAGGAGACCGGATGCGATGTTGAGCTCGTGCGCTATCTGATGCGAGTTTCGGTCGAGTTTTTTTGCGGGGCCGAGGCTGTCGACTGGACAAGCCACGTGTTCTTGGCCGACTATATTT from Candidatus Zixiibacteriota bacterium carries:
- a CDS encoding acyl-CoA dehydrogenase family protein: MIDFEFTDDYNTVAQLARDVVHKYLKPKITELDREAKYDPDFAGHLKDADLLGVCIPEKYGGMGMDHISLGLVCEEMEYIDTSARIIFSVHVGLNSMTLLTWGNEAQREKSLVPQADYLLGFRTDRPPRCLLPAYEE
- a CDS encoding NUDIX hydrolase; translated protein: MFVTPEIIAEIEKQYGKPEERSARFEMSVRHFANLKSSQKNGRSHDVTLFIRKDDKFVVIAKHFYPPGLYRPPSGGINPGEGFVDGAKREAKEETGCDVELVRYLMRVSVEFFCGAEAVDWTSHVFLADYISGVIKPLDTVEIREIALAGIDKFLYFKELLLASDSGGMHYRAYLHDEILKIL